One stretch of Paenibacillus sp. AN1007 DNA includes these proteins:
- a CDS encoding nicotinate phosphoribosyltransferase, whose protein sequence is MQTTSLALHTDKYQINMMYAHWVNGTHKRKAVFEAYFRKLPFGNGYAVFAGLERIVNYISQLRFTMEDIKFLSKQPENYDPVFLEELLQFSFQGTIHSMKEGAVVFPDEPLIRVEGTIMETQLVETAILNFMNYQTLIATKASRIKQVAQGDTLLEFGTRRAQEADAAIWGARASYISGFHATSNMLAGEQFGIPTAGTHAHSWVQSFMSEQEAFDAYARVLPDQVTLLVDTFDTLNSGVPHAIKTGKWLESQGKKMNAIRLDSGDLAYLSIQARQMLDEAGLHYVKIVASNDLDENTIFNLKAQGARIDTWGVGTQLITASDQPSLGGVYKLVEREVNGEMLPTLKISANPEKVSTPGKKEVFRIIDPKHGKAIADYICYPEEEQPLQGGPLKLFNPLHPYLKKTVTRYEAVNMLEPIFVNGRKVYDLPTLDEIRAYHKEQLNLFWPEYQRKLNPEIYRVNISPAAWNMKQKLIAEHVKSTEE, encoded by the coding sequence ATGCAGACAACAAGCCTGGCTTTACATACGGATAAATATCAGATCAACATGATGTATGCGCACTGGGTGAATGGTACACACAAACGGAAGGCAGTCTTCGAAGCCTACTTCCGCAAGCTTCCTTTTGGCAACGGTTATGCCGTATTTGCCGGATTGGAGCGCATTGTAAATTATATCAGCCAGCTTCGCTTCACCATGGAGGACATCAAATTTTTATCCAAACAACCAGAGAACTATGATCCGGTCTTTCTAGAGGAATTGCTTCAGTTCTCATTTCAGGGAACGATTCATTCCATGAAGGAAGGTGCAGTTGTTTTTCCTGACGAACCGCTCATTCGGGTTGAAGGCACCATTATGGAAACGCAGCTGGTGGAAACAGCAATTCTGAACTTCATGAATTATCAGACCCTCATTGCGACAAAGGCATCCCGCATTAAACAGGTAGCACAGGGGGATACCCTGCTTGAGTTCGGAACACGCCGGGCACAAGAAGCTGATGCGGCAATCTGGGGTGCACGTGCTTCGTATATTTCCGGTTTTCATGCGACATCTAATATGCTGGCAGGTGAACAATTCGGCATTCCCACAGCGGGTACCCACGCACATTCTTGGGTGCAGAGCTTCATGAGCGAGCAGGAGGCTTTCGATGCCTACGCAAGAGTACTGCCGGATCAGGTGACACTGCTCGTAGATACGTTTGATACGCTGAATAGCGGCGTTCCTCATGCGATCAAAACAGGCAAGTGGCTGGAAAGTCAGGGCAAAAAAATGAATGCGATTCGTCTCGATAGCGGCGACCTTGCGTATCTATCGATTCAGGCGCGCCAGATGCTGGATGAAGCCGGACTTCATTATGTGAAAATCGTAGCTTCGAATGATTTGGATGAAAACACCATTTTTAACCTCAAAGCTCAAGGTGCTCGGATCGACACATGGGGTGTTGGTACGCAGTTGATTACCGCTTCGGATCAGCCTTCACTGGGCGGTGTATACAAACTGGTAGAGCGTGAAGTGAACGGAGAAATGCTTCCGACGCTTAAAATATCAGCCAATCCCGAAAAGGTATCTACGCCGGGTAAAAAAGAAGTATTCCGCATCATTGATCCGAAGCACGGCAAGGCCATTGCAGATTATATCTGTTATCCGGAAGAGGAACAGCCGCTTCAGGGCGGTCCGCTCAAGCTGTTCAACCCGCTTCATCCATATCTGAAAAAGACGGTCACCCGCTATGAGGCAGTCAACATGCTGGAACCGATATTTGTAAATGGACGTAAAGTGTATGATCTGCCTACTCTGGATGAGATACGTGCATACCATAAGGAGCAGCTGAATCTCTTCTGGCCTGAGTACCAGCGGAAGCTGAATCCGGAGATTTATCGTGTGAACATCAGCCCGGCAGCTTGGAATATGAAACAGAAGCTGATTGCTGAACATGTGAAATCAACAGAAGAGTAA
- a CDS encoding isochorismatase family cysteine hydrolase produces MKALIVIDFTRDFVTGALPVGQPAVEIDETVAAITEAYCSNKDEVIMAVDLHEGNDPYHPETVLFPPHNIRGTEGRHLYGRLAEVMEKRKDEIRWMDKTRYSAFCGTDLELKLRERGITDIALIGVCTDICVLHTAVDAYNKGFHITIYEDAVASFNPAGHDWALSHFRSSMGAQVVKASETILA; encoded by the coding sequence ATGAAAGCATTGATTGTTATTGATTTTACACGGGACTTTGTCACAGGTGCGCTGCCTGTAGGCCAGCCCGCTGTGGAGATTGACGAGACGGTAGCGGCAATTACAGAGGCTTACTGCAGCAATAAAGACGAAGTGATTATGGCGGTAGACCTGCATGAAGGAAATGATCCGTACCATCCGGAGACTGTTCTTTTTCCGCCTCACAACATCCGGGGGACAGAAGGAAGACATCTGTACGGCCGTCTGGCTGAGGTTATGGAAAAGCGAAAGGACGAGATTCGCTGGATGGATAAAACCAGATACAGTGCGTTCTGCGGAACAGACCTGGAGTTAAAGCTGCGCGAACGGGGCATAACGGATATCGCTCTGATTGGGGTATGTACGGACATATGTGTACTTCACACTGCGGTTGATGCCTATAACAAAGGATTTCATATTACCATTTATGAGGATGCTGTAGCGAGCTTTAACCCCGCGGGACATGATTGGGCACTTTCACACTTTCGCTCAAGCATGGGTGCGCAGGTGGTTAAGGCAAGCGAAACGATTTTGGCCTGA
- a CDS encoding NUDIX domain-containing protein, with protein MSENNKYVNTEPANDELEARNYSSKKYRTPDGVPADIVMFTLTKRERKTVTKTLPIRELKVMLIKRKGWPFAGRWALPGGFCQENESIYGAAKRELMEETGVDGGHLEYLNVYSQPGRDPRGWIISHAFFALVEEWMLEHRQAADDAEDVGLFTIQEALEELELAFDHRTIIEDAYRRIQQQMLETTIARQFLPRDFTLSELYQVIQSVVPDFEEPNFIRKITSTRSRKGIVEEVRDDEGNLVSSNQYSQRPAQLYRFTELVPRLSIYT; from the coding sequence ATGAGCGAAAATAACAAATACGTTAATACTGAACCAGCGAATGATGAACTTGAAGCACGTAACTATAGTTCCAAAAAATATCGCACCCCGGACGGGGTTCCTGCTGATATCGTCATGTTCACACTGACGAAGAGGGAACGCAAGACAGTAACCAAAACCCTCCCGATTCGGGAGTTGAAGGTCATGTTAATTAAACGCAAGGGCTGGCCGTTTGCAGGAAGATGGGCTTTGCCGGGTGGATTCTGTCAGGAGAATGAGTCCATTTACGGGGCGGCAAAGCGCGAATTGATGGAAGAAACGGGTGTGGACGGCGGACATCTGGAATATCTGAACGTTTACAGTCAGCCGGGACGTGATCCGAGAGGATGGATTATCTCTCATGCCTTCTTTGCTCTTGTAGAGGAATGGATGCTGGAACATCGTCAGGCAGCAGATGATGCTGAAGATGTGGGGCTGTTTACAATCCAGGAAGCGCTGGAGGAACTGGAACTTGCTTTTGATCATCGAACGATCATTGAAGATGCGTACAGACGGATTCAACAGCAGATGCTGGAGACGACGATTGCCAGACAGTTTCTGCCGCGTGATTTCACGTTAAGTGAATTATATCAGGTGATCCAGAGCGTCGTACCCGATTTTGAAGAACCTAATTTTATTCGTAAAATTACATCCACACGCAGTCGCAAAGGGATCGTTGAGGAAGTACGCGATGATGAGGGCAATCTGGTCAGCTCGAATCAATATTCCCAGCGACCGGCACAGCTGTATCGGTTCACTGAGCTTGTACCTCGATTATCAATCTATACGTAA
- a CDS encoding PaaI family thioesterase — MSILDKMVEDGDGRFWGFLGCRYIKGSKQEVQIALTAGEQHTNSMGIIHGGVLTSLMDQGMGMVAAAAMEVDGCVTTNLNVHFLAPMRQGELRVTSTVLHQAGRSITTQSEVRDASGTLGCMATATFRVAKPRV; from the coding sequence ATGAGTATTTTGGACAAAATGGTGGAAGACGGGGATGGTCGGTTTTGGGGATTCCTTGGATGCCGTTACATCAAGGGCAGCAAACAGGAAGTTCAGATCGCGCTAACAGCAGGTGAGCAGCATACCAACTCGATGGGGATCATTCATGGCGGTGTGCTGACCTCACTTATGGATCAGGGGATGGGCATGGTCGCGGCAGCAGCCATGGAGGTTGACGGATGTGTTACAACAAACCTCAATGTACATTTTCTTGCACCAATGAGACAGGGTGAATTACGGGTAACGTCTACCGTGCTTCATCAGGCGGGACGCAGCATCACGACTCAATCTGAGGTTCGAGACGCGTCAGGAACCTTGGGATGTATGGCTACAGCTACATTTCGAGTGGCGAAACCGAGAGTCTGA
- a CDS encoding YlbF family regulator: MAQEEVQYNHYGMPTYDTRNLIIRDDIMGKAKELADMLGTSEEVKQFQQAEAKIRDHERIQQLIATIKKKQKEIVAFESFNNSGMVSKIEQEIDELQNELDSIPLVTEFQQSQSDINYLLQLVISVIRDTVSEKVNVEAGTDSPPTSCG; the protein is encoded by the coding sequence GTGGCGCAGGAAGAAGTGCAGTACAACCATTATGGAATGCCTACCTACGATACGCGCAATCTGATCATACGCGACGACATTATGGGAAAGGCCAAAGAATTGGCAGATATGCTCGGTACGAGCGAAGAAGTAAAACAGTTCCAGCAGGCCGAAGCCAAAATTCGGGATCATGAGCGTATTCAGCAATTGATCGCAACAATTAAAAAGAAGCAAAAGGAAATTGTTGCTTTTGAGAGTTTTAACAACAGCGGAATGGTGAGCAAGATAGAACAGGAAATTGATGAATTGCAAAATGAACTGGACAGCATTCCACTTGTAACCGAGTTCCAGCAGAGTCAGAGCGACATCAATTATCTGCTTCAGCTTGTCATCTCCGTCATTCGAGATACAGTATCCGAAAAAGTCAACGTCGAAGCGGGAACGGATTCACCTCCGACCAGCTGCGGTTAA